The Merismopedia glauca CCAP 1448/3 genome contains a region encoding:
- a CDS encoding peptidoglycan DD-metalloendopeptidase family protein — MKRAFTQKIGSVPSCAIDNEGVSSFQSKDNPQALYPELTRRVRTSATTIGLAIAMAASGMVLSQKEQKVMAAEEFGIANQTEALSSLENSPTEKESSATNTPVTSEASISSAASTNSLKPQSVDTTNVSEVAVPTAAVQEPTPVAVESKTSNSVTETVVVTSVKQPKVVANLTNPDSGNQLPAKSLIKEPVDLIPQPSAAEVLATSTPKVIYQVKSGDTLETIAQSYDTSVTQLAKLNSLDTKASLQTNQGLIVPSSDTSVDAQAPEAEKNLTSQPESVVPDSQANNSIPSDSIAEEPNANELQAEIETLKEETEVQTLVAQAIPEAVPITVPDPDTVATTQPSSAIPTDNQSEVATTGAIEIPVPKPENYTVVKPTWGSTSSSRLEIQASPNQTRRISTQTQSSTPLPIRQGDSLPLETGAIEIPVPAPATNFVPNQRRGRNLATAPLGTDDYNSNIPTSPSQQQLKDQFLNPSANVTYTWPVNAVVTSGFGKRWGRLHAGIDLAAAIGTPVRAAAPGIVIRSGWVGGYGNLVEIKHPNGSVTRYGHNSQLIVQVGQEVQQGDVISMSGNTGRSTGPHVHFEIRPDGKQAVNPMPLLPRRA, encoded by the coding sequence TTGAAACGCGCATTCACACAAAAGATTGGCTCAGTTCCTTCTTGTGCCATAGACAACGAAGGGGTTAGCAGTTTCCAATCGAAAGATAACCCCCAAGCCTTGTACCCAGAACTAACTCGTCGGGTACGTACATCTGCCACCACAATTGGATTGGCTATAGCGATGGCAGCATCAGGAATGGTGCTATCTCAGAAAGAACAAAAAGTCATGGCAGCCGAAGAATTCGGGATTGCCAATCAAACTGAAGCCTTGTCAAGTCTGGAAAATAGTCCAACAGAGAAAGAGTCCTCTGCAACTAACACGCCAGTAACATCCGAAGCCTCTATCTCTTCAGCAGCATCTACCAACAGCCTGAAGCCTCAATCAGTTGACACTACCAATGTAAGCGAAGTAGCAGTGCCAACAGCAGCCGTACAGGAGCCTACACCAGTAGCCGTTGAATCCAAGACATCAAACTCAGTTACAGAGACAGTCGTAGTAACAAGCGTCAAACAGCCAAAAGTAGTTGCGAATCTGACTAATCCAGATTCTGGAAACCAATTACCAGCTAAAAGTTTGATTAAAGAACCAGTTGACCTAATTCCACAGCCATCAGCAGCAGAAGTATTAGCTACATCAACACCTAAAGTTATCTATCAAGTCAAATCTGGAGATACATTAGAAACTATTGCTCAAAGTTATGATACTTCAGTCACACAGTTGGCTAAATTGAATAGTTTAGATACAAAAGCATCTCTCCAAACTAATCAAGGGTTGATTGTACCTTCCTCAGATACATCTGTCGATGCCCAAGCGCCAGAAGCAGAGAAAAATCTGACTTCCCAGCCAGAAAGTGTAGTTCCAGATTCCCAGGCAAATAACTCAATTCCCAGCGATTCCATCGCAGAAGAGCCAAATGCCAACGAATTACAAGCTGAAATAGAAACCCTCAAAGAAGAGACAGAGGTGCAAACTCTGGTGGCTCAAGCTATTCCAGAAGCGGTGCCAATTACTGTACCAGACCCAGATACGGTGGCTACAACGCAACCTAGTTCGGCAATACCTACTGATAATCAGTCAGAAGTTGCGACTACAGGAGCAATTGAAATCCCCGTACCAAAACCAGAAAATTATACAGTTGTTAAGCCAACTTGGGGTTCGACTTCTTCATCACGCTTAGAAATTCAAGCCTCACCTAACCAAACTAGAAGAATTTCTACCCAAACTCAGTCATCAACACCACTACCCATTCGTCAAGGGGATAGCTTACCACTAGAAACAGGAGCGATTGAAATTCCTGTCCCCGCACCAGCCACTAACTTTGTCCCAAATCAGCGTAGGGGGAGAAATTTAGCCACTGCTCCTCTGGGTACTGATGACTATAATTCCAATATTCCAACTTCTCCATCTCAACAACAACTCAAAGACCAGTTTCTTAATCCTTCAGCCAATGTTACTTATACTTGGCCAGTTAACGCTGTAGTTACCTCTGGTTTTGGAAAACGTTGGGGTAGGCTCCATGCCGGAATCGATTTGGCGGCAGCAATTGGTACTCCAGTTCGCGCTGCTGCTCCAGGTATTGTGATTCGGTCAGGATGGGTTGGCGGTTATGGAAACCTAGTAGAGATTAAACATCCCAATGGCTCTGTGACCCGTTATGGTCATAACAGTCAATTGATAGTGCAGGTAGGTCAAGAAGTACAGCAAGGCGACGTAATTTCTATGTCAGGAAATACTGGGCGTTCAACAGGGCCTCATGTACACTTTGAAATTCGTCCTGACGGTAAACAGGCTGTTAATCCTATGCCATTGTTGCCACGTCGCGCTTAG
- a CDS encoding tRNA (cytidine(34)-2'-O)-methyltransferase codes for MPRVVLVHPQIPPNTGNIARTCAATATELHLVEPLGFEISDRYLKRAGLDYWPYVKLHHHQSIEDFRETCQQLGGRQIGFSTGGKYNYSEFQFLSTDWLLFGSETQGLPPDVLNACDATVYIPIQEKGVRSFNLSVSVAVGLFEAQRQLGYLGSLSTF; via the coding sequence ATGCCGAGAGTGGTGTTGGTTCATCCACAGATTCCCCCAAATACAGGTAATATAGCCCGTACTTGTGCGGCGACTGCGACGGAGTTGCACTTAGTTGAACCATTAGGTTTTGAAATCAGCGATCGCTATCTCAAACGAGCAGGTTTAGATTATTGGCCATACGTTAAACTTCATCATCACCAATCGATAGAAGATTTTAGAGAAACCTGTCAGCAACTTGGTGGTAGACAAATAGGTTTTAGTACTGGAGGGAAATACAACTATAGTGAGTTTCAGTTTCTCTCTACCGATTGGCTATTATTTGGTAGTGAAACTCAAGGGTTACCTCCAGATGTCCTTAATGCTTGTGATGCGACTGTATATATCCCCATCCAAGAAAAGGGGGTGCGTAGCTTCAATCTTTCGGTCAGTGTGGCTGTAGGTCTATTTGAAGCTCAACGTCAATTAGGGTATCTAGGATCGCTCTCAACCTTTTAA
- the gshA gene encoding glutamate--cysteine ligase, whose protein sequence is MLLSKGFEIEIYTGTPQGNIVGLSDRIVADLDGFITEPDSRNVEYTTAPLHSYDQLLCALLTPRRNLRAYLQKIGNYTLIPGSTLSLGGSDRFWRSDPSNPYHTYIEQTYGTKVVTASVHINIGLDDPEQILRACRLVRVEAPLYLALSAASPFLDGKITGYHSSRWAVFPKTPTHVPIFSSHSHFIKWTQEQLAAKTMQNVRHLWSSVRPNGNRRPYDINRLELRICDLVADPISLLAVTALIEARIYQLLCQPELDPLLSSQFTPEELVELTDTNETLAAQSSLDAQLQHWQDGRTISAKDWIAEIYEQVRPIALSKGFACFLSPLQKILREGNTAQQWLSACDRGLDPDTVIQLAIADLERQETELEGKLCQGLATLA, encoded by the coding sequence GTGCTGTTATCCAAAGGCTTTGAAATCGAGATTTACACAGGTACTCCCCAAGGAAATATCGTTGGGTTATCTGATCGCATTGTTGCCGATCTAGATGGCTTTATCACAGAACCAGACAGCCGCAACGTAGAATATACCACGGCTCCTCTCCACTCTTACGACCAATTATTGTGTGCTTTACTGACACCTAGACGGAATTTACGGGCTTATTTACAAAAAATCGGCAATTATACCTTAATCCCAGGAAGTACTCTATCTTTGGGTGGGAGCGATCGCTTTTGGCGTTCCGATCCATCTAACCCTTACCATACATATATCGAGCAAACTTACGGTACTAAGGTAGTTACAGCTAGCGTCCATATTAATATTGGTTTAGATGATCCAGAGCAAATTTTGCGCGCTTGTCGTCTAGTGCGAGTCGAAGCACCCTTATACTTAGCTTTGAGCGCAGCTTCCCCATTTCTAGACGGTAAAATTACAGGTTACCATTCCAGCCGTTGGGCGGTATTTCCCAAAACCCCTACCCATGTTCCCATTTTTAGCAGTCACTCCCATTTTATTAAATGGACGCAAGAGCAGCTAGCTGCTAAAACCATGCAAAACGTCCGCCATTTATGGTCTTCTGTCCGCCCTAATGGTAATCGTCGCCCTTACGATATCAATCGCTTAGAATTAAGGATTTGCGACCTAGTTGCCGATCCAATCTCTTTATTAGCTGTCACAGCTTTAATTGAAGCCAGAATTTACCAATTACTCTGTCAACCAGAACTCGATCCTCTACTCAGCAGCCAATTTACTCCTGAAGAATTAGTCGAATTAACTGATACTAACGAAACCTTAGCGGCTCAAAGCAGTCTAGATGCACAGCTACAGCATTGGCAAGATGGGCGTACTATATCAGCTAAAGACTGGATTGCTGAAATTTACGAGCAAGTTAGACCAATTGCTTTAAGTAAGGGTTTCGCTTGTTTCCTATCCCCACTTCAAAAGATCCTCAGAGAGGGTAATACAGCCCAACAATGGCTTTCAGCTTGCGATCGCGGTCTAGATCCTGATACCGTTATCCAGTTAGCGATCGCCGATTTAGAACGCCAAGAAACTGAACTAGAGGGAAAACTCTGTCAGGGATTAGCTACTTTAGCTTAG
- a CDS encoding histone deacetylase family protein, with product MTDLPIVYHPDYVAPLPEGHRFPMVKFRKLYELLISDGVAEPEQFAIPTHPPTEWIELVHTPDYVRAYCQGTLDLKAQRRIGLPWSSALANRTWIAVGGTILAAQLAIKCGLACNTAGGTHHAFPSYGSGFCIFNDLAIAARVVQKLGLVEKILIIDLDVHQGDGTAFTFQDDDSVFTFSMHCEANFPGTKQKSDLDVPLPIGMEDDAYLQTLDTYLPDLLSQVQPDLVFYDAGVDPHIGDRLGKLALTDTGIFRRDMQVLSTCLASGYPVASVIGGGYADCMDSLVYRHSLLHRAATQVYRLYKLC from the coding sequence ATGACCGATTTACCTATTGTCTACCATCCCGATTATGTAGCACCTTTACCAGAAGGACATCGGTTTCCGATGGTGAAATTTCGGAAACTATACGAACTGCTAATTAGTGATGGGGTAGCGGAACCAGAACAATTTGCCATCCCCACACATCCTCCTACAGAATGGATCGAATTAGTCCATACGCCAGATTACGTTCGAGCTTACTGTCAAGGTACTCTAGATCTGAAGGCTCAACGGCGAATTGGTTTACCCTGGAGTTCAGCTTTAGCCAATCGGACTTGGATTGCAGTAGGAGGAACGATTCTGGCGGCTCAACTGGCTATTAAATGTGGTTTAGCTTGCAATACAGCCGGAGGAACCCATCATGCTTTTCCTAGCTATGGTTCGGGATTTTGTATCTTTAACGATTTGGCGATCGCTGCTCGTGTGGTGCAAAAATTGGGTTTAGTAGAGAAAATCTTGATCATCGATCTAGATGTCCATCAAGGAGACGGAACCGCTTTTACCTTCCAAGATGACGATAGCGTATTTACTTTCTCCATGCACTGTGAGGCGAATTTTCCTGGAACCAAGCAAAAAAGCGATTTAGATGTACCTCTACCTATAGGAATGGAAGATGATGCTTACTTACAAACCCTAGACACCTATCTACCCGATCTTCTATCCCAAGTCCAACCAGATTTGGTATTCTATGATGCAGGAGTAGATCCCCACATCGGCGATCGCTTGGGTAAGTTAGCCCTCACAGATACAGGTATATTTCGCAGAGATATGCAGGTTTTGAGTACTTGTCTCGCTTCAGGATACCCAGTTGCTAGCGTCATTGGCGGCGGCTATGCTGATTGTATGGATAGTCTAGTGTATCGCCACTCTTTATTACACCGAGCCGCAACTCAAGTTTATCGACTGTATAAGTTATGTTGA
- a CDS encoding DUF6636 domain-containing protein, with the protein MKTKTALVFWVLSLAAPAFAQDFGTIGAFQTPSGNIHCLAFKNSVTNEVNLRCDMKRNTAQIPPKPANCEFDWGNYFEMNAVGKANRKCVGDTVIGDYAVLPYGKKWVIEAAFSCNVSRSRLRCVNTNNHGFELAVKKQKLF; encoded by the coding sequence ATGAAAACTAAAACTGCATTAGTATTTTGGGTTCTATCTCTTGCCGCTCCGGCATTTGCCCAAGATTTTGGAACAATAGGTGCATTTCAAACCCCCAGTGGTAATATTCATTGTCTAGCCTTCAAAAACAGTGTTACTAATGAAGTTAATTTGCGGTGCGACATGAAGCGAAATACTGCCCAAATTCCTCCAAAACCAGCAAATTGTGAGTTTGATTGGGGAAATTATTTTGAGATGAATGCTGTCGGTAAAGCCAATAGAAAGTGCGTTGGCGATACCGTTATCGGCGATTACGCTGTCTTACCTTATGGAAAAAAATGGGTGATAGAAGCCGCTTTCTCGTGTAACGTGAGTCGATCTCGATTACGCTGCGTTAACACAAATAATCACGGTTTTGAACTAGCCGTCAAGAAGCAGAAACTATTCTAA
- a CDS encoding hybrid sensor histidine kinase/response regulator has product MEPEQQQRIMAYFIEEAKEHLNTIEQGLLNLANTVQNSEAMNELFRAAHSIKGGAAMLGLTKVQKTAHKLEDCFKVLKESPIKPDQKLESLFFMVFDALQTFLEQIQMPAADAAMMTISGVEPIFGELNEYLQKLVTEANPLESAQKQKIQAAFAEQIHEQLRRMLELFKKPDGPHTRQRLRQSCDRLMNLGMESHLSKWQELIATAATAISQYSNSLPTLAQAIITDIKQAQKLLLSGKEAQIKVSKSLLSLAQKGQGSSHLEGDSIIPTGLEIGTNELNSLSELFDGKNNDRNEAWQESDLAFDLEVSDRENQDKTLLDAQETSTDDFDLTSFLEQIDTTTQTSNVDPKIDSTTELNSNESTLLEDAFLNFEPIDATVIDKSPSQLEVSDNESTLLEDAFLNFEPIDATVIDRPSHSNSTRRSSPSVDELEAIEQWLIQMSTHGAGNWWDELEALLNESSSSTAEATEVDELAMLLASDLSTSAAKDANNDFADLESLLQKADQNLGGSPTSVSGSGHPSPRPRVKVFEQTMRVPVKQLDGLSNLVGELVVNRNSLEQEQERIRQSLDNLLYQIQQLSFLGGRMQDLYERSLLEMALNANRQNRQSLSASNFASHNDSDAEDYDPLEMDRFTKFHLISQEMIERIVRVRESASDIEYVVDENDNVARRLRQVTSQLQEGLTRSRMVPFAQAVNRLQRGVRDNALKNGKQVQLVVEGRETLIDKVLLEHLSDPLNHILNNAIAHGLETPAARQAAGKAPIGKVTINANYQGNQTLITISDDGAGINIDTVKAKALKIGLIDAEQAKEMSKLDVYDLLFHPGFSTKDQADELAGRGVGLDVVRTSLTEIRGNVTVESSLGKGTTFTIRLPLTLTICKALCCVSEKTSIAFSMDGVEDTLNLSPSIVQTNAEGEKCVPWRDTLLPFRPLSELLKYNRQISRGSLYGITKEDDSISIVVIRSGSTYIGLQVDRVLGEQEIVIKQLSAPVPKPLGIAGATVLGDGRVMPIADVLELIDLFRGEVRKEYTNLWSNRTTTPVIQEDKHEALVLIVDDSITVRELLSMTFNKAGYRVEQARDGQEAWDKLRSGLPCDLIFCDIEMPRMDGLELLSRIQKDETLNHLPVGMLTSRGADRHRQIAADLGAKGYFTKPYLEEALLEAAQRMMKGEVLLQTSAQP; this is encoded by the coding sequence ATGGAGCCAGAACAACAACAACGGATCATGGCGTACTTTATTGAGGAAGCCAAAGAACACCTCAATACAATTGAACAAGGTTTGCTGAATTTAGCAAATACGGTTCAAAACTCGGAAGCCATGAATGAATTATTCCGCGCTGCCCACTCAATCAAAGGAGGAGCAGCAATGTTAGGCTTGACCAAAGTGCAAAAAACTGCTCACAAGCTAGAAGATTGCTTCAAAGTTTTAAAAGAGTCTCCGATTAAGCCAGATCAAAAGCTCGAATCTCTGTTTTTTATGGTATTTGATGCTCTGCAAACCTTCTTAGAGCAAATCCAAATGCCCGCAGCAGACGCGGCTATGATGACGATTTCTGGTGTCGAACCAATATTTGGAGAATTAAATGAGTACTTACAAAAGTTAGTCACAGAGGCTAACCCTCTCGAAAGTGCCCAAAAACAGAAAATTCAGGCAGCTTTTGCCGAACAAATTCACGAACAGCTACGTCGAATGCTGGAGTTATTTAAAAAACCAGATGGACCCCACACTAGGCAAAGATTGAGACAAAGCTGCGATCGCTTAATGAATTTGGGCATGGAGTCCCATTTATCGAAATGGCAGGAATTAATCGCTACGGCCGCTACTGCCATATCTCAATATAGCAATTCTTTGCCAACTCTAGCTCAAGCAATTATTACAGATATCAAACAAGCTCAAAAACTGCTCTTATCAGGGAAAGAAGCACAGATTAAAGTTAGCAAATCTTTATTATCATTAGCACAAAAAGGTCAAGGTTCATCTCATTTAGAGGGTGATTCTATTATCCCCACAGGATTGGAAATTGGCACCAATGAACTAAACTCTTTATCGGAATTATTTGATGGTAAAAATAATGATAGAAACGAGGCTTGGCAAGAATCAGATCTGGCTTTCGATTTAGAAGTTTCAGACCGAGAAAATCAAGACAAAACACTTTTAGACGCACAGGAAACTAGTACAGATGACTTCGATCTAACTAGCTTCTTGGAACAAATAGATACAACAACCCAAACATCAAATGTAGATCCAAAAATAGATTCGACAACCGAGCTTAATAGTAATGAATCAACTTTATTAGAAGACGCTTTCCTCAATTTTGAGCCAATAGATGCCACTGTTATTGATAAATCGCCATCGCAATTAGAGGTGAGCGATAATGAATCAACTTTATTAGAAGACGCATTTCTCAATTTTGAGCCAATAGATGCCACTGTTATCGATCGCCCATCCCATTCAAATTCAACTCGCCGCTCATCTCCCTCAGTAGATGAGTTAGAAGCCATAGAACAATGGCTGATTCAAATGTCAACTCACGGAGCAGGTAATTGGTGGGATGAATTAGAAGCGTTATTAAATGAATCTAGTTCTAGCACTGCTGAAGCCACAGAAGTAGACGAATTAGCTATGTTATTGGCTTCCGATCTATCAACCAGCGCAGCGAAAGATGCTAATAATGATTTTGCGGATCTAGAATCCTTATTGCAAAAAGCTGACCAAAATTTAGGTGGTTCACCAACTTCTGTCTCTGGTAGTGGACATCCCTCACCTCGTCCTAGGGTCAAAGTCTTCGAGCAAACGATGCGGGTTCCCGTCAAACAGCTAGATGGTTTAAGTAACTTAGTTGGGGAATTAGTTGTCAACCGAAACTCTCTAGAACAAGAGCAAGAGAGAATTAGGCAATCATTAGATAATTTACTCTATCAAATCCAGCAACTCAGCTTTTTGGGAGGCAGGATGCAAGATCTCTATGAGCGATCGCTTTTAGAGATGGCTCTTAACGCTAACCGTCAAAACCGTCAGTCTTTATCTGCTAGCAACTTTGCTAGCCACAATGACTCGGACGCTGAGGATTACGATCCCTTGGAAATGGACAGATTTACCAAGTTCCATTTAATCTCTCAAGAGATGATCGAAAGAATCGTGCGAGTGCGAGAGTCTGCTTCTGACATTGAGTATGTAGTCGATGAAAATGATAATGTGGCGAGAAGACTCAGACAAGTCACCAGCCAACTGCAAGAAGGATTAACCAGGTCGCGAATGGTGCCCTTTGCTCAAGCTGTTAACCGCTTGCAGCGAGGTGTGAGAGATAATGCCTTGAAAAATGGCAAACAAGTCCAATTAGTCGTAGAAGGGCGAGAAACTTTAATTGACAAAGTGCTGCTAGAGCATCTATCTGACCCCTTAAATCATATCCTCAATAACGCGATCGCTCACGGTTTAGAAACCCCTGCTGCTCGTCAAGCTGCTGGAAAAGCACCTATCGGTAAGGTCACAATTAATGCTAATTACCAAGGAAACCAAACTTTAATTACTATCTCCGATGACGGTGCGGGGATTAATATCGATACGGTTAAGGCTAAGGCTCTAAAAATTGGCTTAATCGATGCCGAACAAGCTAAGGAAATGTCTAAACTTGACGTTTATGACTTACTATTCCACCCTGGATTTAGCACCAAAGATCAAGCTGATGAATTAGCTGGTCGAGGTGTAGGTTTAGATGTAGTCAGAACCAGTTTGACGGAAATTCGCGGTAACGTCACCGTAGAATCTAGCTTGGGTAAAGGTACTACTTTTACGATTCGTCTTCCATTAACCTTAACTATTTGCAAAGCCTTATGCTGTGTTAGTGAAAAGACTAGTATTGCCTTCTCAATGGATGGAGTTGAAGACACTCTCAACTTATCTCCAAGTATTGTGCAAACTAATGCTGAAGGAGAAAAATGCGTTCCTTGGCGCGATACTCTACTTCCGTTCCGTCCTCTATCCGAATTGCTCAAGTACAATCGCCAAATCAGTCGTGGTAGCTTGTATGGCATTACTAAGGAAGATGACAGCATATCTATCGTTGTCATCCGTTCTGGCTCTACTTACATTGGACTCCAAGTAGATCGGGTGTTAGGGGAACAAGAAATAGTGATTAAGCAGCTATCAGCACCCGTACCCAAACCATTAGGAATTGCTGGTGCTACAGTTTTAGGGGATGGTCGAGTCATGCCGATCGCCGATGTCCTAGAGCTAATAGACCTGTTCCGAGGAGAAGTTCGCAAAGAATACACTAATCTTTGGTCAAATCGAACTACTACACCAGTTATTCAAGAAGATAAGCACGAAGCCTTAGTCTTAATTGTCGATGACTCGATTACGGTTCGCGAACTGCTATCGATGACCTTTAATAAAGCTGGCTATCGAGTCGAACAAGCCAGAGATGGTCAAGAAGCTTGGGATAAATTGCGTTCTGGTTTACCTTGCGATCTAATTTTCTGCGATATAGAAATGCCGAGAATGGACGGTTTGGAACTCTTATCGCGAATTCAAAAGGATGAGACGTTAAATCATTTACCTGTAGGTATGCTCACCTCGCGAGGCGCAGATCGTCACAGACAAATAGCCGCAGATTTGGGAGCTAAAGGTTATTTTACCAAACCCTATCTCGAAGAAGCTCTGTTGGAAGCCGCTCAAAGGATGATGAAAGGAGAAGTGCTGTTACAAACTAGCGCTCAACCATAA